A region from the Triticum aestivum cultivar Chinese Spring chromosome 3D, IWGSC CS RefSeq v2.1, whole genome shotgun sequence genome encodes:
- the LOC123076240 gene encoding ATP synthase subunit alpha, mitochondrial-like, producing MEFSPRAAELTTLLESRMTNFYTNFQVDEIGRVVSVGDGIARVYGLNEIQAGEMVEFASGVKGIALNLENENVGIVVFGSDTAIKEGYVVKRTGSIVDVPAGKATLGCVVNALGVPIDGKGALSDHKQRRVEVKAPRIIEHKSVHEPIQTGLEAVDSLVPIGRGQRELMIGDRQTEKTAIAIDTILNQKQLNSRGTNESETLYCVYVAIGQKRSTVAQLVQILSEANALEYSILVAATASDPAPLQFLAPYLGCAMGEYFRDNGMHALIIYDDLSKQAVAYRQMSLLLRRPPGREAFPGDVFYLHSHLLERAAKRSDQTGAGSSTALPVIETQAGDVSAYIPTNVISITDGQICLETELLYSGIRPAINVGLSVSRVGSAAQLKAMKQVCGSSKLELAQYREVAAFTQFGSDLDAATQALLNRGARLTEVPKQPQYEPLPIEKQIVVIYAAVNGFCDRMPLERISQYEKAILSTINPELKKAFFQFLFKVTTNYFVPGSSLIFGIIAGFFSSCSTAEAIDPSDWMSGDPDEALLRSTGKQIVQKAQGGQPSIKSS from the coding sequence ATGGAATTCTCACCCAGAGCTGCTGAACTCACGACTCTATTAGAAAGTAGAATGACCAACTTTTACACGAATTTTCAAGTGGATGAGATCGGTCGAGTGGTCTCAGTTGGAGATGGGATTGCACGTGTTTATGGATTGAACGAGATTCAAGCAGGAGAAATGGTGGAATTTGCCAGTGGTGTGAAAGGAATCGCCTTAAATCTTGAGAATGAGAATGTAGGTATTGTTGTCTTTGGTAGTGATACCGCTATTAAAGAAGGATATGTTGTCAAGCGCACTGGATCTATTGTGGATGTTCCTGCAGGAAAGGCCACGTTAGGCTGTGTGGTCAACGCCTTGGGAGTGCCTATTGATGGAAAAGGGGCTCTAAGCGATCACAAACAAAGACGTGTCGAAGTGAAAGCCCCAAGGATTATTGAACATAAATCTGTGCACGAACCCATACAAACAGGCTTAGAAGCAGTGGATAGCCTGGTTCCTATAGGCCGTGGTCAACGAGAACTTATGATCGGGGACAGACAAACTGAAAAAACTGCAATAGCTATCGATACTATATTAAACCAAAAGCAACTGAACTCAAGGGGCACAAATGAGAGTGAGACATTGTATTGTGTCTATGTTGCGATTGGACAAAAACGCTCAACTGTGGCACAATTAGTTCAAATTCTTTCAGAAGCGAATGCTTTGGAATATTCCATTCTTGTAGCAGCCACCGCTTCGGATCCTGCTCCTCTACAATTTCTGGCCCCATATTTAGGGTGTGCCATGGGGGAATATTTCCGCGATAATGGAATGCATGCATTAATAATATATGATGATCTAAGTAAACAGGCGGTGGCATATCGACAAATGTCATTATTGTTACGCCGACCACCGGGCCGTGAGGCTTTCCCAGGGGATGTTTTCTATTTACATTCCCATCTCTTAGAAAGAGCCGCTAAACGATCAGACCAGACAGGTGCAGGTAGCTCGACTGCGTTACCCGTGATTGAAACACAAGCTGGAGACGTATCGGCCTATATCCCCACCAATGTGATCTCCATTACAGATGGACAAATCTGTTTGGAAACAGAGCTCCTTTATAGCGGAATTAGACCAGCTATTAACGTTGGCTTATCCGTCAGTCGCGTCGGGTCTGCCGCTCAGTTGAAAGCTATGAAACAAGTCTGCGGTAGTTCAAAACTGGAATTGGCACAATATCGCGAAGTGGCCGCCTTCACTCAATTTGGGTCAGACCTTGATGCTGCGACTCAGGCATTACTCAATAGAGGTGCAAGGCTTACAGAAGTGCCCAAACAACCACaatatgaaccacttccaattgagAAACAAATTGTTGTGATTTATGCTGCTGTCAACGGCTTCTGTGATCGAATGCCACTAGAAAGAATTTCTCAATATGAAAAAGCCATTCTAAGTACTATTAATCCTGAATTAAAAAAAGCTTTCTTTCAGTTCCTTTTCAAAGTCACCACTAATTATTTTGTGCCAGGAAGCAGTTTGATTTTCGGTATTATTGCGggtttcttttcttcatgctcaaCGGCCGAGGCAATCGACCCCTCTGATTGGATGAGTGGTGACCCAGATGAAGCCCTACTTCGATCAACTGGAAAACAAATTGTGCAGAAGGCACAGGGTGGACAACCTAGCATCAAAAGCAGTTGA